The following are encoded in a window of Lactobacillus acidophilus genomic DNA:
- the rplM gene encoding 50S ribosomal protein L13 — MRTTPLAKSSEIERKWYIIDATDVSLGRLSAAVATILRGKNKPQYTPNVDCGDNVIVVNASKIKLTGKKASDKFYYHHSSWRGGLKAVSYGELLANNPVKMVEISVKGMLPKNTLGHQEFLKMHVYAGEDHKHEAQKPEKLDINKLI, encoded by the coding sequence TTGCGTACTACACCATTAGCAAAATCTAGTGAAATCGAACGTAAGTGGTACATTATTGATGCAACTGACGTATCTCTTGGTCGTCTTTCTGCAGCTGTAGCCACTATTTTGAGAGGTAAGAACAAGCCTCAATACACACCTAATGTTGATTGCGGTGATAACGTTATTGTTGTCAACGCTTCAAAGATTAAGTTGACTGGTAAAAAGGCTTCAGACAAGTTCTACTACCACCACTCATCATGGCGCGGTGGCTTGAAGGCTGTTTCTTACGGTGAGTTGCTTGCTAATAACCCAGTTAAGATGGTTGAAATCTCAGTTAAGGGCATGCTTCCAAAGAACACTCTTGGTCACCAAGAATTCTTGAAGATGCACGTTTATGCTGGTGAAGATCACAAGCATGAAGCACAAAAGCCTGAAAAGTTAGATATTAACAAATTAATCTAG
- the rpsI gene encoding 30S ribosomal protein S9: MAQQAAYTGTGRRKDSVARVRLVPGNGKITVNGKDIDQYIPFPNLVKDLKQPLTLTETEGQYDIHVNVNGGGFSGQAGAIRLGIARALLEVDPDFRGPLKKAGFLTRDPRMKERKKPGLKKARKASQFSKR; the protein is encoded by the coding sequence ATGGCACAACAAGCTGCATACACAGGTACTGGTCGCCGCAAGGACTCAGTTGCACGTGTTCGTTTAGTACCAGGTAACGGTAAGATTACTGTTAACGGTAAAGATATTGATCAATACATTCCATTCCCTAACTTAGTTAAGGACTTAAAGCAACCTTTAACTTTAACTGAAACTGAAGGTCAATACGACATTCACGTTAACGTTAACGGTGGTGGTTTCTCAGGTCAAGCTGGAGCTATCCGTCTTGGTATCGCTCGTGCTCTTCTTGAAGTTGACCCAGACTTCCGTGGTCCACTTAAGAAGGCAGGTTTCTTGACTCGTGACCCAAGAATGAAGGAAAGAAAGAAGCCAGGTTTGAAGAAAGCCCGTAAAGCTTCACAATTCTCAAAGCGTTAA
- the truA gene encoding tRNA pseudouridine(38-40) synthase TruA: MLTRYKMTMAYDGHLFHGFQLQPDQRTVQGTVEDALKKMTKGKRIIVQGSGRTDAGVHAIGQVIHFDYPGKEIPANRMILALNSMMPTDIVFTDCQIVDEDFHARYSIKGKWYRYRLSLDYFVNPFKRFYTGHFPYQLDLEKMRIAAQDLLGKHDFTSFAASGGQIKDKVRTIYYINITKDEKENEIVFDFIGSGFLYNMVRIMVAALLEIGNERRPLHDLRRVIAAKDRQEVRQTAQGSGLYLYHVFYDEIPQKYRQDQYL; encoded by the coding sequence AGCCTGATCAAAGAACTGTTCAGGGAACAGTTGAAGATGCTTTGAAAAAAATGACTAAGGGGAAAAGAATAATTGTTCAAGGTTCTGGTAGAACTGATGCAGGTGTTCATGCAATTGGACAAGTGATACATTTTGATTATCCAGGCAAAGAAATACCAGCGAATAGGATGATTTTAGCATTAAATTCGATGATGCCAACGGATATTGTATTTACGGATTGTCAGATAGTTGATGAGGACTTTCATGCTAGATATTCAATAAAAGGAAAGTGGTATCGATATCGATTAAGTTTAGATTACTTTGTAAACCCATTTAAAAGATTTTATACAGGGCATTTTCCTTATCAATTAGATCTTGAAAAAATGAGAATAGCGGCCCAAGATCTATTAGGAAAACACGATTTTACTAGTTTTGCTGCAAGTGGTGGACAAATTAAAGATAAAGTCAGAACAATTTATTATATTAATATCACTAAGGATGAAAAAGAAAATGAAATAGTATTTGATTTTATCGGTTCAGGTTTTCTTTATAATATGGTTAGAATTATGGTCGCAGCCTTACTTGAAATAGGTAATGAGCGTCGACCTTTACATGACTTGCGGCGAGTAATTGCAGCTAAAGATAGACAAGAAGTTCGACAAACAGCTCAGGGAAGTGGCTTATATTTGTATCATGTTTTTTATGATGAAATACCGCAAAAATATCGTCAGGACCAGTATTTATAA